From the genome of Cognaticolwellia beringensis, one region includes:
- a CDS encoding acetyl-CoA C-acyltransferase, giving the protein MREAVIVSTARTPMGKAFRGAFNDTEAPALSGHAVEQAVLRAGIEGAEVDDVIIGCAAQQGTQGYNLGRLTATAAGLPNSVPGMTLDRQCSSGLMSIAFAAQNIMVGSMDTVVAGGVESISMVQNKHKNSYRNVSKVVLSKSEHAYMQMIETAEVVAKRYNISRLAQDEYSLQSQQRIAAAQANGFFDDEIVPMASTKSVFNRETKEVSYEEVLLGKDEGNRPSTTLESLQSLAPVWKDGRVITEGKFITAGNASQLSDGASACVVMDSQLAAQKGLSPMGVFRGMAVAGCEPDEMGIGPIYAIPKLLKQHNLSIEDIGLWEINEAFACQLIYSRDYLGIDNEKLNVNGGAIAIGHPFGMSGARMVGHALIEGKRRGVKYVVVSMCIGGGMGAAGLFEVCL; this is encoded by the coding sequence ATGCGTGAAGCAGTCATAGTATCTACCGCCAGAACTCCAATGGGCAAAGCCTTTCGTGGTGCCTTTAACGACACCGAAGCTCCTGCATTATCAGGTCATGCCGTAGAGCAAGCTGTTCTGCGCGCAGGTATAGAAGGTGCAGAAGTTGACGACGTGATCATCGGCTGTGCAGCCCAACAAGGCACCCAAGGCTATAACTTAGGCCGCTTAACTGCAACCGCTGCAGGATTACCCAATAGCGTACCGGGTATGACCCTTGACCGACAATGTTCATCAGGTTTAATGAGTATTGCCTTTGCCGCACAAAACATCATGGTGGGTTCAATGGACACTGTGGTTGCAGGGGGCGTTGAATCTATTTCAATGGTACAAAACAAGCATAAGAACAGTTATCGCAATGTGTCTAAAGTTGTACTGTCAAAATCTGAGCATGCTTATATGCAAATGATTGAAACAGCAGAAGTGGTTGCTAAACGCTATAACATTTCACGCCTAGCGCAAGATGAATACAGCTTACAATCTCAACAACGCATTGCTGCAGCACAAGCAAACGGTTTTTTCGATGATGAAATTGTTCCGATGGCATCAACCAAGTCAGTATTTAATCGCGAAACCAAAGAAGTCAGCTATGAAGAAGTGTTACTGGGTAAAGATGAAGGCAACCGCCCATCTACTACACTAGAAAGCCTACAAAGCTTAGCACCTGTTTGGAAAGATGGCCGTGTTATTACAGAAGGTAAATTCATTACCGCAGGTAATGCCAGTCAATTATCAGATGGTGCTTCTGCCTGTGTCGTTATGGACTCTCAATTAGCGGCGCAAAAAGGTTTATCACCTATGGGCGTATTTAGAGGCATGGCAGTTGCTGGCTGTGAACCAGATGAAATGGGCATAGGTCCAATTTACGCTATTCCAAAATTATTAAAACAGCATAACCTAAGCATTGAAGACATCGGCTTATGGGAAATTAACGAAGCATTTGCTTGTCAGCTGATTTATTCGCGTGACTATCTCGGTATTGATAACGAAAAACTGAACGTTAACGGTGGCGCAATTGCCATTGGTCACCCGTTTGGTATGAGTGGTGCTCGTATGGTGGGTCATGCATTAATCGAAGGCAAACGACGCGGCGTGAAATACGTTGTGGTGAGTATGTGTATCGGCGGTGGTATGGGCGCAGCAGGTCTATTCGAAGTATGCCTGTAA
- a CDS encoding SDR family NAD(P)-dependent oxidoreductase — protein MSKIAFISGASRGIGRATAIAFAKAGYKLAITARELGSNSLQKDKSSNDNYAGSSLTETAHMLEEFGTEVIALKMDLLNTNSVHVAINKVLEHFGTVDVVINNAIYQGPDLNAALMDLSPDTFEKVARAYIGAPVQITQAVIPSMLQQQSGCIINITSGAGEKDPPIPASRGGWGYAYGAGKAAVSRLSGIICREHGHQGIRAFTVNPGVVNTETLRATIGDQGIKGLKQAVAEPDEIANVLLWIAENPAADSMQYSTIQAQKLAKDLK, from the coding sequence ATGTCAAAAATAGCGTTTATTTCAGGTGCTAGTCGAGGTATAGGGCGTGCAACCGCTATTGCGTTTGCAAAAGCTGGCTACAAATTAGCGATAACGGCTCGTGAGCTAGGTAGCAATAGCTTACAAAAAGACAAGTCCTCAAATGATAATTATGCAGGTAGTAGTTTAACTGAAACAGCTCATATGCTTGAAGAGTTTGGCACTGAAGTTATCGCACTCAAAATGGATTTACTGAATACAAATTCAGTACATGTGGCTATAAATAAAGTACTAGAACACTTTGGCACGGTTGATGTTGTGATTAATAATGCGATTTACCAAGGACCTGATCTTAATGCCGCTTTAATGGATTTAAGCCCGGATACTTTCGAGAAAGTTGCCAGAGCTTATATCGGCGCACCGGTGCAAATAACGCAAGCGGTGATACCAAGTATGTTGCAGCAACAAAGCGGCTGTATCATCAATATTACTTCAGGAGCAGGAGAGAAAGATCCTCCTATTCCCGCATCTCGCGGTGGTTGGGGTTACGCATATGGAGCAGGCAAAGCGGCTGTTTCTCGTTTATCAGGTATTATTTGCAGGGAACATGGTCATCAAGGTATTAGGGCGTTTACGGTCAATCCTGGCGTGGTTAATACTGAAACATTACGTGCCACAATAGGCGATCAAGGTATAAAAGGCTTAAAACAGGCAGTGGCAGAGCCTGATGAGATTGCCAATGTATTATTATGGATAGCTGAAAACCCAGCGGCAGACTCTATGCAGTACAGTACTATTCAAGCACAAAAGTTAGCAAAAGATCTGAAATAA
- a CDS encoding TonB-dependent receptor, giving the protein MNYNKTPLNIALTIALVGMSNASHAAENDNKNKAALEVIEVTAQKRVQNLQELPTAVSVFNSESLREKGITDVEDLSIYTPNMQISETPGGSTGATIAIRGSVTINPAVTWEPTTGVYIDGVFVSKNIGGLFDVAAIERVEVLRGPQGTLYGKNTIGGALSIMTRKPSGELGGEVRVGAGNYGMKDLYISADSAQINDKLSFNITANKKTRDGFYDNLSANSDVKKFKELDSTSLRFGALYEHSEDLNFYYTYDNSDKDLTPSMGQSSIHGVTPDDTKTRKESTALDGAQFDRSESSGHALTVTWQASDTLTVKSISAFREINYEDGNDYDGFDLLGFHTIRRVDHEQTSQEVQFIGNLEQLNYVGGLFYFNEESQADNPYILGFGTVNNYYGVESESVAAYANLDYKLSDKMTIAGGIRWTSEEKTFYIEHPDDFSFAYFFPLPYTTANDTWTNTSAMASLTYELADNINTYVKVSQGWKAGGFNGEAATAEIAVKPYDEEKVLAYEWGLKSRWLDQRLQANVAVFYNDITDMQMSEFLGAYSDIQNAGAAKVKGLELELIAVLTEELTVNFSYGMLDSKYDEFITYDVYTGVANDVTHSAEFPYNPDNKWSLGLNYLTELSFGTLSASADYSYVDDHFVFHNQPAAEFTRVESYNVLNARISLREIAGSQFSVSLWGKNITDEEYRINGIPMGDATGAFIGGINYYGDPATYGLEVSYQF; this is encoded by the coding sequence GTGAATTATAATAAAACCCCCTTAAATATCGCTTTAACAATCGCATTAGTTGGTATGTCTAATGCCAGTCACGCTGCGGAAAACGACAATAAAAATAAAGCTGCACTTGAAGTTATTGAAGTGACCGCACAAAAACGTGTGCAAAACCTACAAGAACTACCCACAGCAGTCTCGGTGTTTAACAGTGAATCGCTTAGAGAAAAAGGCATAACAGATGTTGAAGATCTCAGTATTTATACGCCTAATATGCAAATATCAGAAACACCGGGTGGCAGCACAGGTGCAACTATTGCTATTCGCGGCTCTGTGACCATTAATCCAGCAGTGACTTGGGAACCCACCACGGGGGTTTATATTGACGGCGTTTTTGTTTCAAAAAACATTGGCGGTTTATTTGATGTTGCCGCTATTGAGCGTGTTGAAGTTTTACGCGGCCCACAAGGTACACTTTATGGTAAGAATACCATTGGTGGGGCACTGAGTATTATGACCCGTAAACCAAGTGGAGAGCTTGGCGGAGAGGTGAGAGTGGGTGCGGGTAATTACGGCATGAAAGATCTTTATATCAGCGCAGACTCAGCCCAAATTAATGACAAATTAAGTTTTAATATCACCGCCAATAAAAAAACGCGTGATGGTTTTTATGACAACTTATCTGCTAACTCTGATGTGAAAAAGTTCAAAGAGCTAGACTCAACATCACTGCGTTTTGGTGCCTTGTATGAACACAGCGAAGACCTTAACTTTTATTACACCTATGACAATAGCGATAAAGACCTTACGCCTTCAATGGGACAATCCAGTATTCATGGTGTAACACCTGATGATACTAAAACTCGAAAAGAAAGCACTGCACTTGATGGCGCACAATTTGATCGTTCTGAAAGCTCGGGTCATGCGCTAACGGTTACTTGGCAAGCAAGTGATACTTTAACCGTTAAATCTATTTCGGCGTTTCGAGAAATAAACTATGAAGATGGTAATGATTATGACGGTTTTGATTTACTCGGCTTTCACACTATTCGCCGTGTAGATCACGAGCAAACCTCACAAGAAGTTCAATTTATCGGCAACCTTGAACAGTTAAATTATGTTGGCGGCTTATTCTATTTTAATGAAGAATCCCAAGCTGATAATCCATACATTCTAGGTTTTGGTACGGTTAATAACTACTATGGCGTTGAGTCTGAGTCAGTTGCAGCTTATGCTAATCTTGATTATAAATTATCAGATAAAATGACAATTGCTGGGGGTATTCGTTGGACATCAGAAGAAAAAACCTTCTACATTGAACATCCAGATGACTTCAGTTTTGCTTACTTTTTCCCATTACCTTATACAACAGCGAATGATACATGGACAAATACTTCTGCAATGGCCTCGCTTACCTATGAGTTGGCCGATAATATCAACACTTATGTGAAGGTGTCACAAGGTTGGAAAGCGGGTGGTTTTAATGGCGAAGCGGCAACTGCTGAAATAGCGGTTAAGCCTTACGATGAAGAAAAAGTATTGGCTTATGAGTGGGGTTTAAAATCTCGTTGGTTAGATCAACGTCTACAAGCTAACGTGGCGGTATTTTATAATGACATTACCGATATGCAAATGTCTGAGTTTTTAGGCGCATATTCTGATATTCAAAATGCCGGTGCTGCAAAAGTCAAAGGGCTTGAACTTGAACTAATTGCGGTACTAACTGAAGAGTTAACCGTTAACTTTAGTTATGGCATGCTCGATAGTAAATATGATGAATTTATTACTTACGATGTTTACACCGGTGTGGCAAATGATGTTACTCATAGTGCAGAGTTTCCATATAATCCAGACAATAAGTGGTCGTTAGGACTTAACTACTTAACAGAATTGTCGTTTGGTACTCTGAGCGCTTCTGCGGATTATAGTTATGTAGACGATCATTTTGTCTTTCATAATCAACCGGCTGCTGAATTTACCCGCGTTGAAAGCTATAACGTGTTAAATGCTCGCATATCACTTAGAGAAATTGCGGGTAGTCAATTTAGTGTCTCATTGTGGGGTAAGAACATTACTGATGAAGAATACCGCATTAATGGTATTCCTATGGGTGATGCCACTGGCGCTTTCATTGGTGGTATTAACTACTATGGTGACCCAGCGACTTATGGCTTAGAAGTTAGTTACCAGTTTTAA
- a CDS encoding FadD3 family acyl-CoA ligase: MTTSKPIAPDANTLIDSIPRLVFAAAQRHGELAAIEDGELIISYKELPSLSLAVCRALMASGIKPGDRIAIWGANSGLWVLAAIGLQMAGAVLVPINTRMKAVEAADIINRSGAKLVFSVGDFLKSDYPADLAKLFTPDQLSIVTLTPRKGAPLDSCCDWDTFLTRKEEVSEASAREIAMTITGDDLSDLMFTSGTTGKPKGVMSRHGGMIRAFSVYVKTIGLIPGDRYLVVNPFFHSFGYKAGWVSCLLAGATILPQAVFDADEVFARINKDKITVLPGPPTLYLSLLAHPSLETADLSSLRVAVTGAATIPPVLIERMRSQLGFEVVTTAYGLTECGGLASICDIDTDNETIASTSGRAIEGTEISIMSAQGKILAAGETGEICIRGFHVMKGYFEQPEATAEAIDNEQWLHTGDVGHLDENGYLSITDRLKDMYISGGFNCYPAEIEAVLTEHTAIAQSAVVGIEDERMGEVGCAFITLKSGQLLNESTLISWCRERMANYRVPKQVKIINEMPVNASNKIVKADLIKHFL; this comes from the coding sequence ATGACCACCAGTAAACCAATAGCGCCTGACGCTAACACCCTTATCGACAGTATCCCAAGGTTGGTATTTGCCGCAGCACAGCGCCATGGCGAGCTTGCTGCTATTGAAGACGGCGAGTTGATCATAAGTTATAAAGAGTTACCTAGCTTAAGCTTAGCCGTGTGTCGTGCTTTAATGGCGTCAGGTATTAAACCGGGTGATCGGATTGCTATTTGGGGGGCTAATTCAGGTCTTTGGGTACTTGCTGCTATAGGTCTTCAGATGGCAGGCGCAGTTTTAGTGCCAATAAATACTCGTATGAAAGCGGTGGAGGCTGCGGATATTATCAATCGCAGTGGTGCAAAACTTGTTTTTAGTGTCGGTGACTTTTTAAAAAGCGATTACCCAGCAGATTTAGCCAAACTATTTACACCAGATCAGCTGTCAATTGTGACGTTGACGCCTCGCAAAGGAGCACCGTTAGATTCATGTTGTGATTGGGATACATTTTTAACCCGCAAAGAAGAAGTAAGCGAAGCTAGTGCTCGTGAAATAGCCATGACTATAACGGGTGATGACCTTTCAGATCTTATGTTTACCTCAGGCACAACAGGCAAGCCTAAAGGGGTGATGAGTCGTCATGGTGGCATGATCCGCGCATTTTCTGTTTATGTAAAAACCATCGGCCTTATTCCTGGTGATCGCTACTTAGTGGTTAATCCATTTTTCCATTCATTTGGCTACAAAGCAGGCTGGGTAAGCTGCTTGCTCGCAGGGGCAACCATTTTACCGCAAGCCGTTTTTGACGCGGATGAAGTCTTTGCCAGAATAAATAAAGACAAAATAACCGTTTTGCCTGGTCCACCAACGCTTTATTTATCATTGCTTGCACATCCAAGCCTTGAAACTGCTGACTTAAGTAGCTTAAGGGTTGCTGTTACCGGTGCCGCGACAATACCTCCAGTACTTATTGAGCGCATGCGCAGCCAGTTAGGGTTCGAAGTGGTTACCACGGCTTACGGATTAACCGAATGTGGTGGTTTAGCGAGTATTTGTGATATCGATACCGATAATGAAACCATTGCTTCAACGAGTGGACGTGCTATTGAAGGTACTGAAATTTCCATCATGTCTGCGCAGGGTAAAATCCTGGCTGCTGGTGAAACAGGTGAAATTTGTATTCGTGGTTTTCATGTTATGAAAGGCTATTTTGAACAGCCAGAGGCAACTGCTGAAGCTATTGATAATGAACAGTGGCTCCATACTGGCGATGTTGGTCACCTTGATGAGAATGGCTACCTAAGTATTACGGATCGATTAAAAGATATGTATATATCAGGTGGTTTTAATTGTTACCCAGCTGAAATTGAAGCGGTTTTAACGGAGCATACTGCGATTGCTCAATCGGCAGTCGTGGGTATTGAAGATGAGCGAATGGGTGAAGTTGGCTGTGCTTTTATTACATTAAAGTCAGGTCAGTTACTCAATGAGTCGACGCTTATTTCATGGTGTCGCGAGCGAATGGCGAATTATCGTGTACCTAAACAAGTAAAAATTATTAATGAAATGCCGGTTAACGCCTCAAACAAAATTGTTAAGGCTGATTTGATCAAACATTTTTTATAA
- a CDS encoding acyl-CoA dehydrogenase family protein, whose translation MEFSFTQEQKMIRDTAEAFLAEVSSSEAVRTAMATEQGYEDKIWQRICAEMYWQAIHIPEEYGGMGLGYVELVVMLEEMGRYLLCSPFFSTVCLGANALIIAGTPEQKQQYLSEICEGSLTATLAYTGKNGQWGADAVQATVIPQGDNYLLNGSFRYVPDGHTASLIIVAVRDEGSSGEDGISLFTLDAHTPGVSRTWLPTMDETRKQAEITLDNVIVSKAHLMGAQSKAWPQLNKIIHLATIATAAEQTGGAQQILDLTVEYTKERVQFGRPVAGFQAVKHQAADMMLRAEVAKSAVYYAACVAEEAINGGPLAGELAEAASVAKSYCSDGYFKNASDAIQLHGGVGFTWEYDVHLYFKRAKSSELFLGNAAYHREQVAKLLLD comes from the coding sequence TTGGAGTTTTCATTTACACAAGAGCAGAAGATGATCCGCGATACCGCAGAAGCCTTCTTAGCAGAAGTTTCTTCATCAGAAGCTGTACGTACGGCAATGGCCACCGAGCAGGGCTATGAAGATAAAATTTGGCAGCGTATTTGTGCTGAAATGTACTGGCAAGCTATTCATATTCCTGAAGAATATGGCGGTATGGGCTTAGGCTATGTTGAACTCGTTGTGATGCTTGAAGAAATGGGACGCTACCTATTATGTTCGCCATTTTTCTCTACGGTATGTTTAGGTGCTAATGCCCTGATCATTGCTGGAACACCCGAACAAAAACAGCAGTATTTAAGTGAGATCTGTGAGGGAAGTTTAACCGCGACTCTTGCCTACACCGGTAAAAATGGCCAGTGGGGCGCGGATGCTGTGCAAGCAACGGTTATACCTCAGGGTGATAATTATCTACTTAATGGTAGCTTTCGATATGTGCCTGATGGCCATACCGCGAGTTTAATCATTGTTGCAGTCCGCGATGAAGGCAGCTCAGGTGAAGATGGCATTAGCTTATTTACGCTTGATGCTCACACGCCTGGAGTGAGTCGAACTTGGTTACCGACCATGGATGAAACCCGCAAGCAGGCTGAGATTACTTTAGATAATGTCATTGTCAGTAAAGCGCATTTAATGGGGGCGCAAAGCAAGGCTTGGCCACAGCTCAACAAAATTATTCACCTCGCAACTATCGCAACCGCTGCAGAGCAAACCGGTGGTGCGCAACAGATTTTGGATTTAACGGTTGAATATACCAAAGAACGAGTTCAGTTTGGTCGGCCTGTCGCAGGTTTTCAAGCGGTTAAACACCAAGCAGCAGACATGATGTTACGGGCTGAAGTGGCTAAATCTGCTGTTTATTATGCAGCCTGCGTTGCAGAAGAGGCGATTAATGGTGGCCCGCTAGCGGGTGAACTAGCCGAAGCGGCAAGTGTGGCTAAATCGTACTGCTCAGACGGTTATTTTAAAAATGCTAGTGATGCTATTCAGCTTCATGGTGGGGTTGGTTTCACTTGGGAATATGATGTGCATTTGTATTTTAAGCGTGCCAAGTCTTCTGAGTTATTTTTGGGTAACGCAGCTTATCATCGCGAGCAAGTCGCAAAATTATTATTAGATTAA
- a CDS encoding SDR family oxidoreductase → MSNILERFKLTGQVAIVTGSGRGIGAATAIALADAGADVVVTARTVEQLEDTAEQIRLRGSKALVVACDILDQQQRENLLAKTIEHFGRLDILVNNVGGSGAIKPTLMTTEDELEACFKLNTTTAFSMSRLCAPAMVKTAGTGAIINISSVGGHIAQSGFLSYGVGKAAMNFMTLNLAQDFAPKVRVNAISVGSTLTDALKGVMNEELELKMVKQVPMNRLGQPEDVAACALFLASPAASYITGEIFGVNGGITVPPMAMPRSDFSL, encoded by the coding sequence ATGTCTAATATTTTAGAGCGATTTAAATTAACCGGCCAGGTTGCTATTGTCACTGGCTCAGGACGAGGCATTGGCGCAGCTACGGCCATTGCACTGGCCGATGCAGGTGCTGATGTCGTCGTCACGGCAAGAACTGTCGAGCAACTAGAAGATACTGCCGAACAAATTCGTCTTCGCGGTAGCAAGGCATTAGTGGTTGCTTGTGATATTCTCGACCAGCAGCAACGGGAAAACTTACTGGCAAAAACTATTGAACATTTTGGACGACTCGACATTTTAGTCAATAATGTTGGTGGTTCAGGCGCCATTAAACCGACTTTAATGACCACTGAAGACGAGCTAGAAGCCTGCTTTAAACTCAATACTACTACAGCATTTTCCATGTCACGCCTTTGCGCTCCTGCAATGGTTAAAACTGCCGGCACAGGTGCTATTATCAATATTTCTTCTGTTGGTGGCCATATAGCACAATCTGGTTTTTTAAGTTATGGCGTTGGCAAAGCGGCGATGAATTTTATGACACTCAATTTAGCCCAAGATTTTGCACCGAAAGTACGAGTGAATGCCATCAGTGTTGGCTCAACACTTACCGATGCACTTAAAGGTGTTATGAACGAAGAGTTAGAACTAAAAATGGTAAAACAAGTGCCGATGAATCGATTGGGGCAACCTGAAGATGTTGCCGCTTGTGCGCTATTTTTAGCTTCGCCTGCTGCTAGTTATATCACAGGGGAAATATTCGGTGTTAATGGCGGGATAACGGTTCCGCCAATGGCAATGCCAAGAAGTGATTTTTCGTTATAA
- a CDS encoding acyl-CoA dehydrogenase family protein: protein MKISFSPEDEKFRAEVAQWLTQNLVGEFEQLKFRGGPGDEHMFPEARKKWEQKLAQGGWSCVGWPKEYGGRGCSIEQQVIFNEEYARAGAPGHVGHIGEGLAGPTIIAFGNAAQKQKYLPGIVAGTELWCQGYSEPGAGSDLANVKTKAHFDEAKGKWIISGQKVWTSLAHESDFIFVIARTNPGSIAHKGLGFFLMKMDQPGIEVRGIKQLTGTSEFNEVFFDEAECDADDIVGEPGEGWAIAMGLLGFERGVSTLGQQMQFQNELNQVIDIAKTNGSHQDPVIRQRIADAHVRLKIMRYNSMRMLSDAGDGGLKKEALIYKLYWSTWHRDLGELAMDVLGPEAEILASAPYNLTRLQSMYLFVRSDTIYGGTNEIQRNIIAERGLGMPKEPKVQLK, encoded by the coding sequence ATGAAAATAAGCTTTAGTCCCGAAGACGAGAAATTTCGCGCAGAAGTCGCGCAGTGGTTAACACAAAACCTAGTCGGTGAATTTGAGCAGCTGAAGTTTCGCGGCGGTCCGGGGGATGAGCATATGTTTCCCGAAGCACGGAAAAAGTGGGAACAAAAACTTGCCCAAGGCGGTTGGTCTTGTGTGGGTTGGCCGAAAGAATATGGTGGCCGAGGCTGTTCGATTGAACAACAAGTCATTTTTAATGAAGAGTATGCTCGTGCGGGCGCGCCTGGGCATGTTGGCCATATCGGTGAAGGTTTAGCCGGCCCAACAATTATCGCTTTTGGTAATGCAGCGCAAAAACAAAAATACCTTCCCGGCATAGTTGCAGGTACCGAGTTATGGTGCCAAGGGTATTCTGAACCTGGTGCGGGTTCCGATTTAGCCAATGTAAAGACCAAGGCTCATTTTGACGAGGCTAAAGGTAAATGGATTATTAGCGGCCAAAAGGTCTGGACATCATTAGCCCATGAGTCTGACTTTATTTTTGTTATTGCCCGTACAAATCCAGGCTCTATTGCACATAAAGGCTTAGGTTTTTTCTTGATGAAAATGGACCAACCGGGCATTGAAGTGAGGGGAATTAAACAGCTCACTGGCACGTCAGAATTTAATGAGGTTTTTTTTGACGAGGCGGAATGTGACGCCGATGATATTGTTGGTGAACCAGGCGAAGGTTGGGCGATTGCCATGGGCCTACTGGGTTTTGAGCGAGGTGTCTCAACTTTAGGTCAGCAGATGCAGTTCCAGAACGAGCTCAATCAAGTTATCGACATCGCTAAAACCAATGGGAGTCATCAGGACCCCGTTATTCGTCAACGAATTGCCGATGCTCATGTCAGATTAAAAATTATGCGATATAACAGCATGCGAATGTTATCCGATGCGGGAGACGGTGGTCTTAAAAAAGAAGCGTTAATTTATAAGTTGTATTGGTCTACATGGCATCGAGATTTAGGTGAGTTAGCCATGGATGTCTTAGGTCCAGAAGCAGAAATTTTAGCCTCAGCGCCATATAACTTGACACGCTTGCAATCGATGTATTTATTTGTTCGTTCCGATACCATTTACGGCGGTACCAATGAAATACAGCGAAATATTATCGCCGAACGGGGCTTAGGTATGCCAAAAGAACCGAAAGTTCAGCTGAAATAA